Proteins encoded together in one Pontiella desulfatans window:
- a CDS encoding sulfatase yields the protein MKSKNTIRILLFSLLIGAAAQASAAKDRMNVLFIAVDDLNDWTGLLEGHPQAYTPNLDRLAKRGVYFTNAHCAAPVCTTSRQSLLSGLAPTTSGWVNSTPNNAEEYDAVLAGRKPLPTLFRDNGYATMAAGKIYHKGVKDFDYPLWDETLSSNYGFRKGAPWYRNSHFNPFPPDGGAIYQAHGGRVKGDTLCWAALEKDEMPKKGMPDEQIADWAIGQLGQKHEKPFFMAVGFLRPHNPYTAPKKYFERYPLESIKVPEVPADEFNDIPLYGKAMIYGTLPKGDHKEVLDISPTYWKELVRAYLACTTFVDDQIGRVLDALDESKYADHTIVVLWSDHGQHLGEKRHWRKQALWEESTRVPLFFSVPGMPSNGELRNQPVSLLDIFPTLSELCGLPGQDLDGVSLVPMLKNDEAERGAPVVTTRYNGNHAVRSRDWRYIRYRDGTEELYDHRKDPGEHKNLASNPEFADVLKAQREWLLSNEAAADATADYPTDSYDRCVDDFKTKGVPDWLQ from the coding sequence ATGAAATCTAAAAACACTATTCGAATACTGCTCTTTTCGTTGCTCATTGGCGCGGCGGCACAGGCATCCGCCGCGAAAGACAGGATGAACGTGCTGTTCATTGCGGTGGACGACCTCAACGACTGGACGGGATTGCTGGAGGGACATCCGCAGGCCTACACGCCCAACCTCGATCGCCTCGCGAAACGGGGCGTCTATTTCACCAATGCACACTGCGCGGCGCCGGTCTGCACAACATCGAGGCAATCGCTGCTCAGTGGATTGGCACCGACCACGTCCGGGTGGGTAAACAGCACGCCGAATAACGCAGAGGAATACGACGCCGTGCTGGCGGGGCGGAAACCGCTACCGACCCTTTTCAGGGACAATGGATACGCGACCATGGCGGCCGGTAAGATTTATCATAAGGGCGTGAAGGATTTTGACTATCCGCTGTGGGATGAAACGCTGTCGAGCAACTATGGGTTCAGAAAAGGCGCTCCGTGGTATCGCAACAGCCACTTCAATCCTTTCCCGCCGGACGGCGGAGCCATCTATCAGGCCCATGGAGGCCGGGTTAAAGGCGACACCCTCTGCTGGGCGGCGCTGGAAAAAGATGAGATGCCGAAGAAAGGCATGCCCGACGAGCAGATTGCGGACTGGGCCATCGGGCAGCTGGGCCAAAAGCATGAAAAGCCCTTTTTCATGGCGGTGGGTTTTTTGCGTCCACACAATCCGTACACGGCTCCGAAGAAATATTTCGAGCGCTATCCGCTGGAGTCGATCAAGGTTCCCGAGGTGCCCGCCGATGAGTTCAACGATATTCCGCTGTACGGCAAGGCCATGATTTACGGAACACTGCCGAAGGGCGACCATAAGGAAGTCCTCGATATCAGCCCGACCTATTGGAAGGAGCTCGTCCGGGCCTATCTCGCCTGTACCACCTTCGTCGATGACCAGATCGGCAGGGTGCTCGACGCGCTCGATGAGAGCAAGTATGCCGACCATACGATCGTTGTTCTGTGGTCGGATCATGGGCAGCATCTGGGCGAGAAACGGCATTGGCGAAAACAGGCCTTGTGGGAGGAGTCCACCCGGGTGCCGCTGTTTTTCTCGGTGCCGGGCATGCCCTCGAACGGCGAGCTCCGGAACCAGCCGGTGAGCCTGCTCGATATTTTCCCGACCCTCAGCGAACTCTGCGGACTGCCTGGACAGGATCTTGATGGCGTAAGCCTTGTGCCGATGCTGAAGAATGACGAGGCCGAACGGGGGGCTCCGGTGGTAACCACCCGCTATAACGGAAACCATGCCGTCCGGAGCCGGGACTGGCGCTACATTCGCTATCGCGACGGAACCGAAGAACTGTACGATCATCGCAAGGATCCCGGCGAGCACAAGAACCTTGCATCAAACCCCGAGTTTGCCGATGTGCTGAAAGCTCAACGGGAGTGGCTGCTGAGTAACGAAGCCGCTGCCGATGCAACTGCGGACTACCCGACGGATAGCTATGACCGATGCGTTGATGATTTTAAAACAAAAGGTGTGCCGGACTGGCTGCAATAA
- a CDS encoding agarase, with product MKIKRLILAGLAYVLAGVSVSSADTLRVKAKRDPGLGWKLEETRTVESLNRFKPKRIKTNAFGSRMDCRQKKTGFFHAVEKDGRWWLVDPEGYLNINVSVVSVNMGSGPSQKKAFPRAFGSEKKWANKTVELLRENGFNGTGAWSDDEQLREAKNRINYCVNWKFMSTFARGRTKLGSGHVDYPADCIPVFDPDWESFCERHAKMKVAGFKDDPCLVGHFFDNELPLKPGMIERFLELPKGDAGYLAARNFMESRKGKGAAIGDLKAAERDAFDDLVMEKYMGTIARAIRKVDPNHMLLGPRLYSRNASMGTIGKYVDAFAYNLYGKWSPAWKAADLAESIGKPLLVTEFYAKGMDVDGLSNESGAGWCVPTQEDRGLFYQNFALDLLESKVCIGWHWFRYQDNDPGNTKVDASNLNANKGIVNNDYEPYEPLLTKMKELNTQVYALIDYFDRQ from the coding sequence ATGAAAATTAAGCGTCTCATTTTAGCGGGCCTGGCGTATGTGCTGGCTGGCGTCTCGGTTTCATCGGCAGATACCCTGCGGGTGAAAGCCAAACGCGATCCCGGGCTGGGCTGGAAGCTGGAGGAAACTCGGACGGTTGAATCGCTGAACCGCTTTAAACCGAAGCGGATAAAGACCAATGCATTCGGAAGCCGGATGGATTGTCGGCAGAAGAAGACGGGTTTTTTCCATGCGGTCGAGAAAGACGGTCGTTGGTGGCTGGTCGATCCCGAGGGCTATCTGAATATCAATGTTTCGGTCGTGTCCGTGAATATGGGAAGCGGCCCATCGCAGAAGAAGGCGTTCCCTCGTGCATTCGGTTCGGAAAAAAAGTGGGCGAACAAAACGGTTGAGCTGCTTCGGGAGAATGGATTCAACGGCACGGGAGCCTGGTCCGACGATGAGCAGTTGAGAGAAGCAAAGAACCGCATCAACTATTGCGTAAACTGGAAGTTCATGTCCACGTTTGCCCGGGGGCGTACCAAGCTGGGGTCGGGGCATGTTGATTATCCGGCGGACTGCATTCCGGTGTTCGATCCGGATTGGGAAAGCTTTTGTGAACGCCATGCAAAAATGAAGGTGGCCGGGTTTAAGGACGATCCCTGCCTGGTGGGGCATTTTTTTGACAATGAGCTTCCGCTGAAGCCGGGCATGATCGAGCGCTTCCTGGAACTGCCGAAGGGGGATGCCGGTTATCTGGCGGCCCGCAACTTTATGGAATCCCGCAAGGGAAAGGGGGCCGCAATTGGCGATCTCAAGGCGGCCGAGCGGGACGCGTTCGATGACCTCGTCATGGAAAAATACATGGGCACCATTGCCCGGGCGATCCGTAAGGTGGATCCAAACCACATGTTGCTCGGCCCCCGTCTCTACTCCCGGAATGCTTCGATGGGCACCATTGGAAAATATGTCGATGCGTTTGCCTACAACCTCTATGGAAAATGGTCGCCCGCATGGAAAGCCGCGGATTTGGCGGAATCCATCGGGAAGCCTTTGCTGGTGACCGAATTCTACGCCAAAGGAATGGATGTGGACGGTTTGTCGAATGAGTCCGGCGCCGGGTGGTGCGTGCCGACGCAGGAGGATCGGGGCCTGTTCTACCAGAATTTTGCACTGGACCTGCTTGAATCCAAAGTCTGCATCGGTTGGCACTGGTTCCGGTATCAGGATAATGACCCCGGGAACACGAAAGTGGATGCATCCAACCTGAATGCGAATAAGGGGATCGTGAATAACGACTATGAACCGTATGAACCTTTATTGACGAAAATGAAAGAACTCAACACGCAGGTCTATGCGCTCATCGATTACTTCGATCGCCAATGA
- a CDS encoding sialate O-acetylesterase, whose translation MNRWIGTTLCHVVVWALATHGGERKTMDLYLLIGQSNMAGRGKVEEQDRKPHPQVFTLNKEKAWVPAVDPIHFDKSIAGVGPGRAFGIAMAEHDPEARIGLVPCAVGGTSITAWVPGVEHAKSKKHLYDDMLARLKVAQESGTVKGILWHQGESDGKRTSQYMERLAALIAALREELGNPGLPFVAGLVEMDDRDGKEPRAINGILLKLPEVVPNTAVASSEGLTTQDGTHFDSASQRELGKRFAEKMIELQEKK comes from the coding sequence ATGAACAGATGGATAGGAACGACGTTGTGCCATGTCGTGGTTTGGGCATTGGCAACCCACGGGGGAGAGCGGAAAACCATGGACCTCTATCTGCTGATCGGCCAATCCAACATGGCCGGGCGCGGAAAGGTCGAGGAGCAGGATCGCAAGCCCCATCCGCAGGTGTTCACCCTGAACAAGGAGAAGGCGTGGGTGCCGGCCGTGGATCCGATCCATTTCGATAAATCCATTGCGGGGGTCGGGCCGGGCCGGGCCTTCGGGATTGCGATGGCGGAACACGATCCCGAGGCCAGGATCGGCCTGGTTCCATGTGCGGTGGGTGGAACCTCCATCACCGCCTGGGTTCCGGGGGTTGAACATGCCAAGAGCAAGAAGCATCTTTACGACGATATGCTCGCCCGTCTGAAGGTTGCGCAGGAAAGCGGGACGGTCAAGGGCATCCTCTGGCACCAGGGGGAGTCGGACGGCAAGCGAACCAGCCAGTATATGGAGCGGCTTGCGGCGTTGATTGCCGCGCTGCGTGAGGAGCTCGGGAATCCCGGGCTTCCCTTTGTGGCCGGGTTGGTTGAGATGGATGATCGCGATGGCAAGGAGCCGCGCGCAATCAATGGCATCCTCCTCAAGCTTCCCGAGGTGGTTCCAAACACGGCCGTTGCTTCTTCGGAAGGGTTGACGACCCAGGACGGCACCCACTTCGATTCCGCCAGCCAGCGGGAATTGGGAAAACGCTTTGCGGAAAAAATGATTGAATTGCAGGAGAAAAAGTAG
- a CDS encoding sulfatase family protein — translation MKSFERRNFLKTATMAVAAGALSAKAAKSTRPNILFITTDQQFADVMGCAGSKWVKTPAMDSIAKRGVRFPNAYVNYPVCMPERYTMYTGRLPCQRHLADKDHKPTISLGNQARTAGYDTAYFGKWHVQDETFSSKDHANHGFDLHTGGKDKTMTKNAIEFLSGDRKKPFFAVVSYYNPHDICEWGRKKAGRTEGIDMKNGEVETDPALADCPPLPENYEINPDESEAVVTRRSLVDKGVPNAQRMAMDFTADEWRQYRWAYNRLVELVDGHIGEVLQSLEKNGLADNTVIIFTSDHGDGYGAHRWHQKSVLYEESCRVPFIVSYPGKGRQNETDDRLVSVGIDLMATISELVGVDMPEGPYYGKSVLPFVLHKNSKAPTHEFVVSEAEVRIGKSNTIEGRGLRTPKYKYHLWSKGDNREQLFDMANDPGETKNLANNPEYAQQLERHRKLFADWLEKTDDTYGEG, via the coding sequence ATGAAAAGTTTTGAAAGACGCAATTTTTTAAAGACGGCAACCATGGCCGTAGCCGCTGGAGCTTTAAGCGCGAAGGCCGCAAAGAGCACCAGGCCCAACATCCTGTTCATCACCACCGACCAGCAGTTTGCCGATGTGATGGGCTGCGCCGGGTCGAAGTGGGTCAAGACTCCGGCGATGGATTCCATTGCGAAGCGGGGCGTCCGTTTCCCCAATGCCTATGTGAACTATCCCGTCTGCATGCCGGAGCGCTACACGATGTATACCGGACGCCTTCCCTGCCAACGCCATCTGGCCGACAAAGACCACAAGCCGACCATTTCGCTGGGCAATCAGGCCAGGACCGCCGGCTACGATACGGCCTACTTCGGGAAGTGGCATGTGCAGGATGAAACCTTTTCCTCGAAGGATCATGCGAACCACGGGTTTGATCTGCATACGGGCGGCAAAGATAAAACGATGACGAAGAATGCGATCGAGTTTCTTTCCGGAGATCGAAAAAAACCTTTCTTTGCCGTGGTGTCCTATTACAACCCGCACGATATCTGTGAGTGGGGGCGGAAGAAGGCCGGTCGCACTGAAGGCATTGATATGAAAAACGGCGAGGTCGAAACCGATCCGGCGTTGGCGGACTGCCCGCCTTTGCCGGAGAACTATGAAATCAATCCCGATGAATCCGAAGCGGTCGTAACCCGGCGCAGCCTGGTGGATAAAGGGGTCCCGAACGCGCAAAGAATGGCCATGGATTTTACGGCCGACGAATGGCGTCAATACCGATGGGCCTACAACCGGTTGGTGGAACTGGTCGATGGCCATATCGGCGAAGTTCTCCAATCACTGGAAAAAAACGGGCTGGCGGACAATACGGTGATCATTTTTACGAGCGACCACGGCGACGGCTATGGCGCACACCGCTGGCACCAGAAATCGGTGCTCTACGAAGAGTCCTGCCGCGTCCCGTTCATCGTCAGCTATCCCGGCAAGGGGCGGCAGAACGAGACGGATGACCGGTTGGTTTCCGTGGGCATCGATTTGATGGCGACCATTTCCGAGCTGGTTGGGGTGGATATGCCGGAAGGACCGTATTACGGGAAGAGCGTGCTCCCCTTTGTGCTCCATAAAAACAGCAAGGCGCCGACGCATGAATTCGTGGTTTCGGAGGCCGAGGTCCGGATTGGAAAAAGCAACACCATCGAAGGGCGCGGACTGCGTACGCCGAAATACAAATACCATCTCTGGAGCAAGGGCGACAACCGCGAGCAGTTGTTCGACATGGCCAACGATCCCGGCGAAACCAAGAACCTGGCCAACAATCCTGAATATGCCCAGCAGCTGGAGCGCCACCGCAAGCTGTTTGCCGACTGGCTGGAAAAAACGGATGATACCTATGGCGAGGGCTGA
- a CDS encoding ABC transporter ATP-binding protein: MNRREYGLLRELPEGRGRRIGAVLFWIMLKGAPVWLGPVLMGRIIDLGGMEVPDVGKLVLYTALSVFLFVQNIPAAVCYMGNLVHLTRGIGRDLRIRICRQLQVLSLHYHSRNSIGALHSKAIRDIELVEQLPKLVVEQGFGFFMALLIATVSILVRKPEALVFFFLTVPACALVSSHFRKRLDVSANRYRKSMEGMSLFLNEMVTMMPITRAHGVEEQQLRTVESGIHSVFERGVDFDKLTQLFMAISWVVMGVMQALFLGGAMYACFKGHISVGDVVMFNLFFGTLSNSLANLLTFVPQLLQIRESLGSIAEVLSAPDLEENSGKPAFESVRGDFRLEQVRFTYPGAEAPALRDLSLRIDAGTSLAIVGPSGCGKSTLLSLLLGFVRPESGVIRLDGQDMQNMDLRSYRRQVGVVTQDPVFFSGSVFENIAYGSEDVGREQVLQALEKAHARGFVEELPDGLDTVLGVGGARLSGGQMQRLSIARAIVRDPRVLILDEATSALDMESERVIQSALDELMKGRTTLIVAHRISTVENADRIALLENGRLVACDSPRELLTYDNFYSRAVLSQKGKARGTGGQG, from the coding sequence TTGAATCGCCGGGAATATGGACTTTTGCGCGAGCTGCCGGAGGGGCGGGGCCGTCGCATCGGCGCGGTGCTGTTCTGGATCATGCTCAAGGGCGCGCCGGTCTGGCTGGGGCCGGTTCTGATGGGGAGGATTATCGACCTCGGAGGCATGGAGGTTCCGGATGTGGGCAAGCTGGTGCTCTATACCGCCCTGTCGGTGTTCCTGTTTGTGCAGAATATTCCGGCCGCCGTGTGCTACATGGGCAACCTGGTGCACCTCACGCGGGGCATCGGGCGGGACTTGCGCATCCGCATCTGCCGCCAGCTCCAGGTGCTTTCGCTCCATTATCACAGCCGTAACAGCATCGGTGCCCTGCATTCCAAGGCGATCCGCGATATCGAACTGGTGGAACAGCTGCCGAAGCTGGTGGTGGAGCAGGGGTTCGGGTTTTTCATGGCGCTGCTCATTGCAACGGTTTCGATCCTGGTCCGGAAGCCGGAGGCGCTGGTCTTTTTCTTTCTGACGGTTCCGGCCTGCGCGCTGGTTTCCAGCCATTTCCGGAAAAGACTCGACGTCAGTGCCAACCGCTACCGCAAGAGCATGGAAGGCATGAGCCTGTTCCTCAACGAGATGGTCACCATGATGCCCATCACCCGCGCCCACGGGGTGGAGGAGCAGCAGCTCCGGACGGTGGAGAGCGGGATTCACTCCGTCTTCGAGCGAGGTGTCGATTTTGATAAGCTGACCCAGCTTTTCATGGCGATCAGCTGGGTGGTCATGGGCGTTATGCAGGCGCTGTTTCTGGGCGGTGCCATGTATGCGTGCTTCAAGGGCCACATCTCGGTCGGCGATGTGGTGATGTTCAACCTGTTCTTCGGAACGTTGTCGAACAGCCTGGCCAACCTGCTCACCTTTGTGCCGCAGCTGCTGCAGATCCGCGAGTCGCTCGGGTCGATCGCCGAAGTGCTCAGTGCCCCCGATCTGGAGGAAAACAGCGGCAAGCCGGCATTTGAATCGGTGCGCGGCGACTTCCGCCTGGAGCAGGTCCGCTTCACCTATCCCGGGGCGGAGGCGCCCGCGCTCCGCGATCTGTCGCTGCGGATCGATGCCGGAACCTCGCTGGCCATTGTCGGCCCCAGCGGATGCGGGAAATCCACCTTGTTGTCTTTGCTCCTGGGCTTCGTCCGACCGGAATCCGGCGTGATTCGGCTGGATGGCCAGGATATGCAGAACATGGATCTGCGCAGCTACCGCAGGCAGGTCGGGGTGGTGACGCAGGATCCCGTGTTTTTTTCGGGCTCCGTTTTTGAAAACATTGCCTACGGCAGCGAAGACGTAGGCCGGGAACAGGTTTTGCAGGCCTTGGAAAAAGCCCATGCCCGTGGGTTTGTGGAGGAACTGCCCGACGGGCTGGATACCGTCCTGGGGGTCGGCGGCGCCCGCCTGTCGGGCGGTCAGATGCAACGGCTGTCGATTGCCAGGGCGATTGTGCGGGACCCCCGGGTATTGATCCTCGACGAAGCAACCAGTGCGCTGGATATGGAATCGGAGCGGGTGATCCAATCGGCCCTCGATGAACTGATGAAAGGCCGCACGACCCTGATTGTGGCGCATCGCATTTCAACGGTTGAAAACGCCGACCGGATTGCGCTGTTGGAGAACGGACGGTTGGTTGCCTGCGATTCGCCGCGCGAACTCTTGACGTACGACAATTTCTACAGCCGGGCCGTTTTGAGTCAGAAGGGCAAGGCCCGGGGAACGGGCGGGCAGGGTTAA
- a CDS encoding sialate O-acetylesterase gives MKKRTRYVVKAGIVAAAFVSAAAQAALQPASLFTDHMVLQRDRPVPVWGTADPGATVTVGFAGQIKQGKADSGGTWNVALEPLSASTKPRTMEISCSNHPTIAYSNVVVGEVWICSGQSNMQFPVASVPEIKALETTAENIRCFEVKRTVALTGQDSCEGGWVVRHPNSAVAFSFAYFLEQAAEVPVGIVLTCWGSSSIEAWMPRDMTETVPHFKTMMAEFDADTATRDKIQAILDGPKPWSKQDDVFLRRQSNILYNAMMHPLAPYACRGLVWYQGERNTQSMFGMIDEPWFSRNSGMLNYADTLQQWMKRLRSEWGQDEFHFLVVMLPGYYKQLPTGPQEGPESPVAHSWAWMRESQLKALDLPGVGVANTIDLGDVKNVHPKDKLPVGQRLALLAQRDTLGMDVEAQGPVFRGLERKGTTLVLSFDHAEELKTTDGERPKGFWLTDDSGKWVPATAAINGQTVVLESAGLKKPLHVRYAFAGKPEVNLVNGAGLPAYPFRTDRFEP, from the coding sequence ATGAAGAAGAGAACCAGATATGTAGTGAAAGCAGGAATCGTGGCGGCGGCCTTCGTGTCGGCCGCGGCGCAGGCCGCGTTGCAACCCGCCTCGCTCTTCACCGACCACATGGTGCTGCAGCGCGATAGGCCGGTTCCGGTTTGGGGCACCGCCGATCCCGGGGCAACGGTTACGGTGGGGTTTGCCGGCCAGATCAAACAGGGGAAGGCCGACTCCGGCGGAACATGGAACGTGGCCCTGGAACCCCTTTCCGCATCGACCAAGCCCCGGACGATGGAAATTTCCTGTTCCAATCATCCAACGATCGCCTATTCCAATGTGGTGGTGGGGGAGGTGTGGATCTGTTCCGGGCAATCCAACATGCAGTTCCCGGTGGCCTCCGTGCCGGAGATCAAGGCGCTGGAAACCACGGCGGAAAACATCCGTTGTTTCGAGGTGAAGCGAACCGTCGCCTTGACCGGGCAGGATTCCTGCGAAGGCGGGTGGGTCGTGCGGCATCCCAACAGCGCCGTGGCGTTTTCCTTCGCCTATTTCCTGGAGCAGGCCGCCGAGGTGCCGGTGGGTATTGTCCTGACCTGCTGGGGCAGCTCGTCGATCGAGGCCTGGATGCCGCGCGATATGACCGAAACCGTGCCGCACTTCAAGACGATGATGGCGGAGTTCGATGCCGACACCGCAACGCGCGATAAGATTCAGGCCATCCTCGACGGACCCAAACCCTGGAGCAAGCAGGACGATGTTTTTCTGCGGCGCCAATCGAACATTCTTTATAACGCCATGATGCATCCGCTGGCACCGTACGCCTGCCGCGGGCTGGTGTGGTACCAGGGCGAGCGCAATACGCAGTCGATGTTTGGCATGATTGACGAACCCTGGTTTTCCCGCAACTCCGGCATGCTCAACTATGCCGATACCCTGCAGCAATGGATGAAGCGCCTGCGCTCGGAATGGGGGCAGGATGAGTTTCATTTCCTGGTGGTCATGCTGCCGGGATATTATAAGCAACTGCCGACCGGGCCGCAGGAGGGGCCGGAAAGCCCGGTGGCCCATTCATGGGCGTGGATGCGGGAGTCGCAGCTGAAGGCGCTCGACCTGCCGGGGGTCGGTGTGGCCAACACGATCGATCTGGGCGATGTCAAGAACGTGCACCCCAAGGATAAACTCCCGGTCGGGCAGCGCCTGGCTTTGCTCGCGCAGCGCGATACGCTGGGAATGGATGTGGAAGCGCAGGGCCCCGTTTTCCGCGGATTGGAAAGAAAAGGAACAACGCTGGTGCTTTCGTTTGACCATGCCGAGGAACTGAAAACCACGGACGGCGAAAGGCCGAAAGGATTCTGGCTGACGGATGATTCCGGGAAATGGGTTCCTGCCACTGCGGCCATCAACGGGCAAACCGTTGTGCTCGAGTCGGCCGGTCTGAAGAAGCCGTTGCATGTTCGATATGCCTTTGCGGGAAAACCCGAAGTCAATCTCGTGAACGGTGCGGGCCTGCCGGCCTACCCGTTCCGGACGGATCGTTTCGAACCTTAG
- a CDS encoding sulfatase family protein, giving the protein MNVLKTALAIGWLGAAGLALAANEKPNILYILADDLGYGDVSCLNPELGKINTPHMDRLAREGMTFTDAHTSSSVCTPTRYSILTGRYNWRTELQAQVLMGFDQPLITPDRLTVAGLLKEQGYRTACIGKWHLGLGLPTIGGEAMDTEGLTNVDWKGAIAGGPVDLGFDYFYGISASLNIPPYVYIENNRVVGDEIVMHKKGRKGPKEKNFDDVQTLPILTRKTIEYIQRQDASTPFFIYCSLTSPHTPLVPTDEWKGKSGIGDYGDFVMHTDAIIGEIVDALDAAGLGENTIVVVTSDNGCSKWCGTAKLLEQGHHFSGIYRGSKGDLWEGGHRVPFLVRWPAKVKAGSMCDQLISLNDLMATCAELTGAPMPATAGEDSVSFLPALSGKAIVSSRAGVVHHSFSGHFAYRMDRWKLLLAKASGGWTSPTEEEAPADALKAQLYDMEADPGETTNLYASHPEVVERLYRQLEADVKRGRSTDGAAQRNDVDEIVLWK; this is encoded by the coding sequence ATGAACGTACTGAAAACAGCACTTGCCATCGGGTGGCTCGGAGCGGCCGGCCTGGCTTTGGCGGCGAACGAAAAACCGAACATCCTCTATATCCTGGCCGACGATCTGGGCTATGGCGACGTGTCGTGCCTGAATCCGGAACTCGGAAAAATCAACACGCCGCACATGGACCGGTTGGCCCGCGAGGGGATGACCTTTACGGATGCCCACACCAGCTCATCGGTCTGCACCCCGACGCGCTACAGCATTCTGACCGGGCGTTACAACTGGCGAACGGAGCTGCAGGCCCAGGTGTTGATGGGGTTTGATCAACCGCTGATCACGCCGGATCGATTGACCGTGGCCGGACTCTTGAAGGAACAGGGCTACCGCACCGCCTGCATCGGCAAGTGGCACCTGGGGCTGGGGCTGCCGACCATCGGGGGCGAGGCAATGGATACCGAAGGCCTTACCAACGTGGACTGGAAAGGCGCCATCGCGGGCGGGCCGGTCGATCTGGGCTTTGACTATTTCTACGGAATCTCGGCCTCGTTGAATATTCCGCCGTATGTCTACATCGAGAACAACCGCGTTGTCGGCGATGAAATCGTGATGCACAAGAAAGGCCGCAAGGGGCCGAAGGAAAAGAATTTCGACGACGTGCAGACGCTGCCGATCCTGACGCGGAAAACCATCGAATACATCCAACGGCAGGACGCCTCCACGCCCTTCTTCATCTACTGCTCCCTGACCTCGCCGCACACGCCGCTGGTGCCGACGGACGAATGGAAAGGCAAAAGCGGTATTGGCGACTACGGCGATTTCGTGATGCACACCGATGCCATCATCGGCGAAATCGTCGATGCGCTGGATGCTGCCGGGCTGGGGGAAAACACCATCGTGGTGGTCACCAGCGACAACGGTTGCTCGAAATGGTGCGGTACGGCTAAGCTCCTCGAACAGGGGCACCACTTCAGTGGAATCTATCGCGGCTCAAAAGGCGATCTGTGGGAGGGCGGCCATCGCGTTCCGTTCCTTGTGCGCTGGCCGGCAAAAGTTAAAGCCGGCTCAATGTGCGATCAGTTGATTTCCCTGAACGACCTGATGGCTACGTGCGCGGAGCTGACGGGCGCTCCCATGCCGGCAACGGCCGGTGAAGACAGCGTCAGTTTCCTGCCGGCCTTGTCGGGCAAGGCAATCGTCTCCTCCCGCGCCGGGGTGGTGCACCATTCCTTCAGTGGCCACTTCGCTTATCGCATGGACCGATGGAAACTGCTGCTCGCCAAGGCTTCCGGCGGCTGGACATCGCCCACGGAAGAGGAAGCTCCAGCCGATGCGCTGAAAGCCCAGCTCTACGACATGGAGGCCGATCCCGGCGAAACAACCAACCTCTACGCGTCACATCCGGAGGTTGTGGAACGTTTATATAGGCAACTGGAAGCCGATGTGAAGCGCGGCCGCAGCACCGACGGGGCGGCTCAGCGGAATGATGTCGATGAAATCGTACTTTGGAAGTAG